The Desulfoscipio gibsoniae DSM 7213 genome contains a region encoding:
- the ispD gene encoding 2-C-methyl-D-erythritol 4-phosphate cytidylyltransferase — MCSVYALVAAAGRSTRMGGGVNKQLLDLAGQPVVVHSLRALHAVPVDGLILVVTPGEEEIFRSVLNRFMHDVVIKIVPGGASRGDSVMSGLMALPNDVELVVVHDGARPLIKPEKIREAISQARQWGAATLAVPAKDTIKVAGEQDLVRQTLQRDKLWQVQTPQVFKRQLLVEAHRVAARDGFAGTDDASLVERLGHPVKLVRGDYANIKITTPEDIVLAGMLM, encoded by the coding sequence TTGTGTAGTGTTTATGCACTGGTGGCCGCGGCCGGCCGGAGCACCCGTATGGGTGGTGGGGTCAATAAGCAGCTGCTTGACTTGGCTGGTCAACCGGTAGTGGTACACTCGCTGCGGGCTTTGCATGCAGTGCCGGTGGACGGCCTTATCTTGGTTGTAACGCCGGGTGAAGAAGAAATTTTTCGGTCGGTGTTGAACAGGTTTATGCATGATGTAGTTATAAAAATTGTTCCGGGTGGAGCCAGCCGCGGGGATTCTGTAATGTCCGGCTTAATGGCCTTGCCCAACGATGTTGAGCTGGTAGTGGTGCATGATGGCGCGCGTCCGTTAATCAAACCTGAAAAAATACGGGAAGCGATCAGCCAGGCCAGGCAGTGGGGTGCCGCTACCCTGGCGGTGCCTGCCAAGGACACCATTAAAGTAGCGGGTGAACAAGATCTGGTGCGGCAAACCCTGCAGCGGGACAAGTTGTGGCAGGTGCAAACGCCTCAGGTGTTTAAGCGCCAGCTGCTGGTGGAAGCACACCGGGTGGCCGCCCGGGACGGTTTTGCCGGTACGGATGACGCTTCCCTGGTGGAGCGGTTGGGGCATCCCGTCAAGTTGGTGCGGGGTGATTATGCCAACATAAAAATTACTACCCCTGAAGATATTGTTCTAGCCGGTATGTTGATGTAG
- a CDS encoding PIN/TRAM domain-containing protein, with protein sequence MVRKLVFIIMVVLFSAAGGYLGWYLSDLGLWPLTDTMKFGIIGLGALVGLVLGILLTPWLIRFSLWLTALLEQMLSKTPVQDLVMGSVGLIVGLIIANLLGSVFAFMGIPGKIIWIAVTLLLGYLGLAISVKKREEIMSFFSNISRLGGSKEKEKTVSEAKQTGIQKILDTSVIIDGRIADLSASGFVEGALVVPGFVLEELRHIADSSDLLKRNRGRRGLDILNNLRKDTSVKVVIYDNTKGIDDSLEVDTKLVKLAQKLGAKIVTNDFNLNKVAELHGVKVLNINELANAVKPVVLPGEEMLVQVVKEGKESGQGIAYLDDGTMIVVDGGKRYMHQTITVLVTSVLQTAAGRMIFAKPKTDRRGDVQQETHDFGEVKMLV encoded by the coding sequence ATGGTCAGAAAGTTGGTATTTATAATTATGGTGGTTTTGTTTTCCGCCGCCGGCGGTTATTTGGGGTGGTACCTATCGGATTTGGGCTTGTGGCCCCTTACTGATACCATGAAGTTTGGCATAATCGGTCTAGGTGCGCTGGTCGGTCTGGTGTTGGGTATTTTACTTACACCCTGGCTGATCCGGTTTTCCTTGTGGCTGACGGCGCTCCTTGAACAAATGCTTAGCAAGACGCCGGTGCAAGATCTGGTCATGGGCTCAGTTGGTCTCATTGTCGGACTTATTATAGCTAATTTATTAGGTTCAGTTTTTGCGTTTATGGGTATTCCAGGTAAAATAATTTGGATAGCGGTAACTTTATTGCTTGGCTACCTGGGGCTGGCAATAAGTGTTAAAAAGCGTGAAGAAATAATGAGCTTTTTTAGTAACATATCCCGTCTGGGTGGCAGTAAGGAGAAAGAGAAAACCGTATCTGAAGCAAAACAAACCGGAATCCAAAAAATTCTTGACACCAGTGTCATTATAGACGGCAGGATTGCGGATTTATCGGCAAGCGGTTTTGTTGAAGGAGCCTTGGTGGTGCCTGGTTTCGTATTGGAAGAACTGCGTCATATAGCAGATTCATCAGATTTGCTTAAGCGTAACCGGGGTCGCCGGGGGCTGGATATTTTAAATAATTTACGCAAAGATACATCGGTTAAAGTGGTAATCTATGATAACACCAAAGGCATTGACGATTCCCTGGAGGTGGACACCAAGCTGGTTAAGCTGGCCCAGAAACTGGGTGCGAAAATAGTTACCAATGATTTTAATTTAAATAAAGTGGCTGAACTGCATGGTGTTAAGGTATTAAATATAAATGAACTGGCTAATGCTGTTAAACCGGTTGTGCTGCCAGGTGAAGAAATGCTGGTACAGGTAGTCAAGGAGGGTAAGGAGTCCGGACAGGGGATAGCTTACCTGGATGACGGTACCATGATCGTGGTGGACGGTGGTAAACGGTATATGCATCAAACTATTACCGTACTGGTGACCAGTGTATTGCAAACAGCGGCCGGGCGCATGATATTTGCCAAGCCCAAAACCGACCGGCGGGGCGATGTCCAGCAGGAAACCCATGATTTTGGAGAGGTGAAAATGCTTGTGTAG
- the cysE gene encoding serine O-acetyltransferase has product MFGRLRKDIQVVFERDPAAKSVLEVLLCYPGLHAIMLHRVAHFFYRHRFFLIARLISQFARAVTQIEIHPGAKISEGLFIDHGAGVVIGETAEIGNNVTIYQGVTLGGTGKEKGKRHPTIGDNVVISTGAKILGSFTVGDNSKIGAGSVVLKAVPPNSTVVGVPGKVVVRDGEKVARAGVSIDLRHDLLPDPMAEAMNSMQKNVEVLEKRVKELEATLLDRNNQEHEA; this is encoded by the coding sequence CTGTTCGGTCGGCTTCGTAAAGATATTCAAGTGGTATTTGAGAGGGACCCGGCCGCGAAATCGGTGCTTGAGGTACTGCTTTGCTACCCCGGGCTGCATGCTATTATGCTGCACCGGGTAGCTCATTTCTTTTACCGGCATCGTTTTTTTCTCATAGCCCGGCTGATATCCCAGTTTGCCAGAGCGGTTACACAAATTGAAATCCACCCGGGGGCCAAGATCAGTGAAGGGTTGTTTATTGACCACGGTGCCGGGGTGGTTATTGGAGAAACCGCTGAAATAGGCAACAACGTAACTATCTATCAGGGCGTGACATTGGGGGGTACCGGTAAAGAAAAAGGTAAACGCCACCCTACCATCGGGGATAATGTAGTAATCAGCACCGGGGCTAAAATACTTGGCTCATTCACCGTAGGGGATAATAGTAAGATTGGTGCCGGTTCTGTGGTGCTGAAAGCTGTACCGCCCAATAGCACCGTGGTTGGTGTGCCGGGCAAAGTAGTGGTTCGGGACGGTGAAAAAGTAGCCCGAGCCGGGGTATCTATTGACTTGCGACATGATTTGCTGCCCGATCCTATGGCTGAGGCGATGAATAGCATGCAAAAAAATGTAGAGGTATTGGAAAAGCGGGTTAAGGAATTGGAAGCGACATTATTAGATCGAAATAATCAAGAGCATGAGGCATAA
- a CDS encoding Mini-ribonuclease 3 — protein sequence MFGDTVVNIDPREVSSLVLAYIGDAVYELAVREYLVNQGITNVNKLHREAVQHVRASTQAKVFLALDGHLNKTEEAVARRGRNAKPGHAPRGDSIIEYRHSTGFESLVGYLYLKRDWSRLEEILNLAREVIKQEIGAGC from the coding sequence ATGTTTGGAGACACGGTAGTAAACATCGATCCCCGGGAAGTATCCTCTCTGGTTTTAGCGTATATCGGCGATGCGGTATACGAGCTGGCGGTGCGGGAATACCTGGTGAATCAGGGTATCACCAACGTTAACAAGCTGCACAGGGAGGCGGTGCAGCACGTGCGGGCATCCACCCAGGCCAAGGTTTTCCTTGCCCTGGACGGACACCTCAACAAAACCGAGGAGGCGGTAGCCCGGCGCGGGCGCAACGCCAAGCCCGGTCATGCGCCTAGGGGAGATAGTATAATTGAATACCGGCATAGCACCGGTTTCGAAAGCCTGGTGGGTTATTTATATTTAAAGCGCGATTGGTCCAGGTTGGAGGAAATATTAAACCTGGCCCGGGAAGTTATCAAACAAGAAATCGGTGCCGGGTGTTGA
- a CDS encoding NYN domain-containing protein has translation MNEYIVVDGYNIVHAWPELAKLKDESLEHARDRLVEILANYAGFSGDRVVVVFDAHRVKGNLERYEEINGVQIFYTREDETADSLIERLVGDMPKDGNIRVATSDWDEQRVIFGRGAYRMTPGELMALVREAGKESKKRLTRRDYTDGYLENRLAGNIRQIFEQWRRKKE, from the coding sequence ATGAATGAGTACATTGTGGTTGACGGGTATAACATTGTCCATGCCTGGCCGGAATTAGCCAAGTTGAAAGATGAAAGCTTGGAGCATGCCCGGGACCGGTTGGTGGAAATACTGGCTAATTACGCCGGGTTTAGCGGTGATAGGGTGGTGGTGGTTTTTGACGCCCACAGGGTTAAAGGTAACCTGGAGAGGTACGAAGAAATAAACGGAGTGCAAATTTTTTATACCAGGGAAGACGAAACTGCTGACTCCTTGATTGAAAGACTGGTGGGTGATATGCCAAAGGATGGCAACATACGGGTGGCTACCTCCGACTGGGATGAGCAAAGGGTGATTTTTGGACGGGGTGCTTATCGGATGACCCCCGGGGAACTAATGGCACTGGTGCGTGAGGCGGGGAAAGAAAGCAAAAAGCGGTTGACGCGCCGGGATTATACCGACGGTTACCTGGAAAACCGTTTAGCAGGGAATATTCGACAAATATTTGAGCAGTGGAGAAGAAAAAAGGAATAA
- the cysS gene encoding cysteine--tRNA ligase yields the protein MRIYNTLTKKKEELIPREPGKVAIYVCGPTTYNYIHLGNARPIVVFDTVRRYLKYKGFNVLYVQNFTDIDDKIINRAREEGDDHQALAERYINEYFKDADALNVLRADIYPKVSGHITEIIKLVETLVEKGFAYLVDGDVYYNVRKFAGYGKLSGRTLEDMQAGARVEIDTRKNDPMDFALWKSAKPGEPAWDSPWGKGRPGWHIECSAMALKYLGVNFDIHGGGFDLIFPHHENEIAQSEAATGQPFARYWMHNGFITVNQEKMSKSLGNFFLVRDILSEFSPEVVRFYLLGTHYRSPLDFDDEKLTAAQKGLERIKTSLRLLDEALAGRQAGSAERPDPALAVRLEEIRIEFEKAMDDDFNTALATGMLFNLAREVNSYLQRSDFPSPAEKIAALQKARQVFLQFNSVLGVFKTSARGEFLLEDEGSEKEKVVEDLIDLIIEIRQTARQNKDWPTADRMRDRLKELGIVLEDTPGGVRWKKQR from the coding sequence ATGCGTATATATAATACCTTGACCAAAAAAAAAGAAGAACTTATACCACGGGAACCGGGCAAAGTGGCTATATATGTTTGTGGGCCCACTACTTATAATTACATACACCTGGGCAATGCCCGGCCTATTGTGGTTTTTGATACAGTGCGCCGGTATCTAAAATATAAGGGATTCAATGTGTTGTATGTTCAAAACTTTACCGATATCGACGATAAAATAATTAACCGGGCCAGGGAAGAGGGGGATGACCACCAGGCCTTGGCTGAACGGTATATTAACGAGTATTTTAAAGACGCCGATGCATTAAATGTATTGCGGGCGGATATTTACCCCAAAGTGTCCGGTCATATCACAGAAATTATTAAATTAGTGGAAACCCTGGTGGAAAAGGGTTTTGCTTATCTGGTAGACGGCGACGTTTATTATAATGTGCGCAAGTTTGCCGGCTATGGTAAATTGTCCGGCCGAACTCTAGAGGATATGCAGGCGGGTGCCCGGGTGGAGATTGATACGCGAAAAAATGATCCTATGGATTTTGCACTGTGGAAATCCGCCAAACCCGGCGAGCCTGCCTGGGACAGTCCCTGGGGTAAAGGCAGGCCTGGCTGGCATATTGAGTGTTCCGCTATGGCCCTCAAATATTTAGGCGTTAATTTTGATATTCACGGTGGTGGATTTGACTTAATTTTCCCCCACCATGAAAATGAGATTGCTCAGTCCGAGGCGGCCACCGGTCAACCTTTTGCCCGTTATTGGATGCATAACGGATTTATCACAGTGAACCAGGAAAAAATGAGCAAATCATTGGGGAACTTTTTCCTGGTCCGGGATATTTTAAGTGAATTTTCACCTGAGGTGGTGCGCTTTTACCTGTTGGGTACTCACTATCGCAGCCCTTTGGATTTTGATGATGAAAAATTAACAGCTGCCCAAAAGGGGCTTGAACGTATTAAAACTAGTCTTCGATTGTTGGACGAGGCCCTGGCAGGGCGGCAAGCAGGCAGTGCGGAGAGGCCTGATCCTGCGCTGGCTGTCCGTTTGGAGGAAATACGCATAGAATTTGAAAAGGCCATGGATGATGATTTTAACACCGCACTGGCCACCGGCATGCTGTTTAACCTGGCCCGGGAAGTGAACAGTTACCTGCAAAGGAGCGATTTCCCCAGCCCGGCGGAAAAGATCGCTGCACTGCAGAAAGCACGGCAGGTGTTCCTCCAATTTAACAGCGTGCTGGGGGTCTTTAAAACCAGTGCCAGAGGCGAATTCTTATTGGAAGATGAGGGTTCGGAAAAGGAAAAGGTAGTTGAGGATTTAATCGATTTAATTATCGAAATCAGACAAACAGCGCGGCAAAACAAAGACTGGCCCACCGCCGACCGCATGCGTGACCGGCTGAAGGAGCTGGGCATTGTGTTGGAAGATACTCCAGGCGGAGTGCGCTGGAAAAAGCAGAGATAA
- the disA gene encoding DNA integrity scanning diadenylate cyclase DisA: protein MEDKLLKVLRVVAPGTPLREGMENILRAKTGGLLVIGDSPEIMELAEGGFAINADFTPANLYELAKMDGAIIISEDVKKIIAANTQLIPNLSIPSSETGIRHRTAERVAKQTGSLVISISQRRSVITIYKGNLKYVLRESGVVITKANQAIQTLEKYRSVLNRVVANLSILEFEEAVTLFDVAKAIQRTEMVLRVVKEIKRYIGELGTEGRLVTMQLEELVANVEEEGRLIIQDYATLSGEKPPESVLAMIGSWPAEDLLDLSLVARALGHPGSASILDQSVAPRGYRILEKIPRLPLQVVENLVREFGSLRKVLGATIEELDAVEGIGEVRARSIKEGLQRYRDQLTQERYV, encoded by the coding sequence TTGGAAGATAAATTGCTCAAGGTGCTGCGGGTGGTTGCGCCGGGCACGCCGCTGCGCGAAGGTATGGAGAATATTTTAAGAGCTAAAACCGGAGGTTTATTAGTTATTGGTGATAGTCCCGAAATTATGGAATTAGCCGAGGGTGGGTTTGCTATTAATGCTGACTTTACTCCTGCTAATCTTTATGAACTGGCTAAAATGGATGGGGCCATCATTATTAGTGAAGATGTTAAAAAGATAATTGCTGCTAATACCCAATTAATCCCCAACCTGAGCATCCCTTCCAGTGAGACGGGCATCCGGCACCGTACGGCGGAACGGGTGGCTAAGCAAACCGGTTCCCTGGTCATCTCCATTTCCCAGCGGCGTAGTGTTATTACAATTTATAAAGGTAATTTAAAGTATGTACTCCGGGAATCCGGGGTTGTTATTACCAAGGCCAACCAGGCCATACAAACCTTGGAGAAATATCGCAGTGTGTTAAACCGGGTAGTGGCTAATTTAAGTATACTGGAGTTCGAAGAGGCTGTGACCCTGTTTGATGTGGCCAAGGCCATACAAAGGACAGAAATGGTTTTAAGGGTGGTCAAAGAAATTAAGCGCTATATAGGTGAGCTGGGCACCGAGGGGCGTCTGGTTACTATGCAACTTGAGGAACTGGTGGCTAATGTGGAGGAGGAGGGGCGTTTAATTATTCAAGATTACGCTACCCTGAGCGGGGAAAAACCGCCGGAAAGTGTCCTGGCTATGATCGGCAGTTGGCCCGCCGAAGATTTGTTGGATCTTTCACTCGTAGCCCGTGCCCTGGGACATCCGGGTAGTGCCAGCATACTGGATCAAAGCGTAGCACCACGAGGCTACCGTATCTTGGAGAAAATCCCCCGGTTGCCCCTGCAGGTTGTAGAAAATCTGGTGCGGGAATTTGGCTCACTGCGGAAGGTGCTTGGGGCCACCATTGAGGAACTGGATGCCGTGGAGGGGATTGGCGAGGTTAGGGCGCGCTCTATCAAGGAAGGGTTGCAGAGGTATCGTGACCAGCTTACCCAGGAGCGGTACGTGTAA
- the gltX gene encoding glutamate--tRNA ligase, protein MTQTKVRFAPSPTGPLHIGGARSALFNWLFARRYGGKFVVRIEDTDLDRSSRASEENILSSLRWLGLDWDEGIDVGGDNGPYRQTERLKIYSQYAAYLLEKGLAYRCYCSEEELAAQREAQLAAGEMVRYTGKCRDLGPEDCARLEAEGRKPVLRFRVPSEKIITVRDIVRGNVNFDCAGIGDFIIIKSDDIPTYNFAVVVDDHLMGINHVIRAEEHLSNTPLQVLLYEALGWDVPEFAHVSLILGKDRSKMSKRHGATSIEQYRELGYLPEALVNFLALLGWSPGTEEEVFTLDQLKEQFSLERVSKSPAVFDLEKLNWLNGSYIRHSPMDRLAELALPYLQKAGYLPGAVDEVVREKARLIVAAVKDRLEYMAQINDYADVFFNDPGYDDAEARKILAQEQVPAVIKALQGKMTAHVGDLDEAGAQALLKKLPKELGLGGKKVYQPLRVALTGKVSGPDLHHLLPVLGAQRVIARLEKALASSRPETDDK, encoded by the coding sequence TTGACACAAACCAAGGTTAGATTTGCACCAAGTCCTACAGGACCTTTACATATAGGTGGGGCAAGATCCGCCCTGTTTAACTGGCTTTTTGCCCGCCGTTACGGCGGCAAATTTGTTGTGCGCATAGAGGATACCGATTTGGATCGCTCGTCAAGGGCCTCGGAAGAAAATATATTATCCTCACTGCGCTGGCTTGGACTGGATTGGGATGAGGGCATTGATGTGGGGGGTGACAATGGCCCCTACCGTCAAACCGAGCGGCTAAAAATATATTCACAGTATGCCGCTTATTTGTTGGAGAAGGGGTTGGCCTACCGGTGTTACTGCAGCGAGGAGGAGTTGGCCGCCCAGCGGGAGGCTCAATTGGCCGCAGGGGAAATGGTTCGTTACACCGGTAAATGCCGTGATCTTGGCCCCGAAGACTGCGCGCGACTGGAAGCCGAGGGCCGTAAACCGGTGTTGCGCTTCAGGGTGCCTTCGGAAAAAATAATTACGGTACGGGACATCGTGCGGGGAAATGTTAATTTTGATTGCGCAGGTATCGGGGATTTTATTATTATAAAGTCGGATGACATACCTACGTACAATTTTGCTGTGGTGGTGGATGATCACCTGATGGGTATCAACCACGTGATTCGTGCCGAGGAGCATCTATCCAATACGCCCCTCCAGGTCTTGTTGTACGAGGCGCTGGGCTGGGACGTGCCGGAATTTGCTCATGTGTCATTGATACTGGGCAAAGACCGGTCTAAGATGAGCAAGCGCCATGGCGCCACATCCATTGAGCAATACCGGGAATTAGGTTATTTACCCGAAGCGCTGGTGAATTTTTTAGCACTTTTAGGCTGGTCCCCAGGTACCGAGGAAGAGGTTTTCACTCTGGATCAGCTGAAAGAGCAATTTTCACTGGAGCGCGTATCTAAAAGCCCGGCGGTGTTTGACCTGGAGAAATTGAACTGGCTGAATGGTAGTTATATACGGCACAGTCCGATGGATCGCCTTGCTGAACTGGCACTGCCTTATTTGCAAAAGGCCGGTTATTTGCCCGGGGCTGTGGACGAAGTGGTGCGGGAAAAGGCGCGTTTAATAGTTGCAGCGGTAAAGGATCGGCTGGAATACATGGCGCAAATTAATGATTATGCAGACGTGTTTTTTAATGATCCCGGTTACGACGATGCAGAGGCCCGAAAAATACTGGCCCAGGAGCAGGTGCCCGCGGTAATAAAAGCGTTGCAGGGTAAAATGACTGCTCATGTGGGTGATTTAGATGAGGCTGGTGCCCAGGCATTATTGAAAAAACTGCCCAAGGAACTGGGGCTCGGCGGCAAAAAGGTCTATCAGCCACTCCGGGTTGCCTTGACCGGCAAAGTCAGCGGTCCCGACTTGCATCACCTGCTGCCGGTATTGGGGGCACAAAGGGTTATTGCCCGGCTGGAAAAGGCGCTGGCCTCAAGCCGGCCAGAAACTGATGATAAGTAA
- the thyX gene encoding FAD-dependent thymidylate synthase — translation MGRTNLRVELLQYTSNPEQLVALAAKLCYSSADMEELQKGVADGDQSHFVRKLAEMGHLTPVEHASFTFGVEGVSRSLLAQITRHRIASFSVKSQRYVSEDSTAKADGVFNYIIPPRIAALGAGEVSEYARQMAKIQQWYDGWLEKLACYGDAAREDARFILPNAAETKLVVTMNARELLHFFALRCCNRAQWEIRALATEMLRLVRRVAPELFRDAGPGCLTGPCPEGGMSCGKQAEVRDMFQKL, via the coding sequence ATGGGGAGAACTAACCTGCGGGTGGAATTACTACAGTATACAAGCAATCCCGAGCAATTGGTGGCTTTAGCGGCCAAGCTTTGTTATTCGTCTGCTGATATGGAAGAGCTGCAAAAGGGTGTTGCCGATGGGGATCAATCTCATTTTGTGCGCAAATTAGCCGAAATGGGGCATCTCACCCCCGTTGAGCATGCCAGCTTTACCTTTGGGGTGGAGGGAGTATCCCGAAGTCTTTTAGCACAGATAACCAGACACCGGATCGCCAGTTTTAGCGTGAAGTCCCAGCGGTACGTCAGTGAGGACAGTACCGCTAAGGCAGATGGTGTGTTCAATTATATTATACCACCGCGCATAGCCGCGCTGGGTGCCGGTGAGGTTTCCGAATATGCCAGGCAAATGGCCAAAATTCAGCAATGGTATGACGGGTGGTTGGAAAAACTGGCCTGCTACGGTGATGCAGCCCGGGAAGACGCCCGGTTTATTCTGCCCAATGCCGCAGAAACCAAGCTGGTGGTCACTATGAACGCCCGGGAGTTGCTGCATTTTTTTGCCTTGCGGTGCTGCAACCGGGCACAATGGGAAATAAGAGCCCTGGCCACTGAGATGCTCCGCTTGGTGCGGCGGGTTGCTCCCGAATTGTTTCGGGATGCCGGTCCCGGCTGCCTTACAGGACCTTGTCCTGAAGGTGGTATGTCCTGTGGTAAGCAGGCTGAAGTGCGCGATATGTTTCAGAAACTATAG
- the rlmB gene encoding 23S rRNA (guanosine(2251)-2'-O)-methyltransferase RlmB: MEQIIIGRNPVCEALRAGRTINKIYLARGMKSAATAEIIRLAREGQVPVQNVERQFLDRMAPGAVHQGVAAQVAPYAYVELEDILEGVKDADPLLVLLDEVTDPHNLGAIIRSADAAGAHGVVIPKRRAAAITPVVVKSSAGAVEFVPVARVGNMVQTIELLKERGVWVVGAHQDARQLVWDAPLAGPLAIVIGGEDKGLGRLVREKCDLLVKLPMAGRVNSLNASVAAALMLFDAVRQRSRG, from the coding sequence ATGGAACAAATTATTATCGGGCGCAACCCGGTATGTGAAGCGCTGCGGGCCGGCCGTACAATAAATAAGATTTACCTGGCCCGGGGCATGAAGTCAGCTGCCACTGCGGAAATTATCCGTTTGGCCAGGGAAGGGCAGGTGCCTGTGCAGAATGTTGAAAGGCAATTTCTGGATCGCATGGCGCCCGGTGCGGTGCATCAGGGCGTAGCTGCCCAGGTGGCACCCTATGCATATGTGGAGCTGGAAGATATACTGGAAGGAGTAAAGGACGCAGATCCTTTGCTGGTGCTGTTGGATGAGGTAACAGACCCTCATAATTTAGGGGCCATCATTCGCTCGGCCGATGCGGCAGGAGCCCATGGGGTGGTTATACCCAAGCGCCGAGCCGCCGCGATTACTCCGGTAGTGGTTAAATCCTCGGCCGGGGCGGTGGAATTTGTGCCCGTAGCCAGGGTGGGTAATATGGTTCAAACCATTGAGTTGCTTAAAGAACGGGGTGTATGGGTGGTGGGTGCGCATCAAGATGCGCGGCAACTGGTCTGGGATGCCCCGCTGGCAGGTCCTCTGGCTATAGTAATTGGTGGGGAGGATAAGGGTCTGGGACGACTGGTGCGGGAAAAGTGTGATTTATTGGTGAAGCTCCCCATGGCGGGCCGGGTTAATTCTCTTAACGCCTCAGTGGCTGCGGCTCTGATGTTATTTGATGCGGTGCGCCAGAGAAGTAGGGGATAA
- the ispF gene encoding 2-C-methyl-D-erythritol 2,4-cyclodiphosphate synthase, translating to MRVGIGYDVHSFVEGRPLILGGVKVPYHLGLKGHSDADVLVHAVMDALLGAAGCGDIGKHFPDTDPQYRGISSLVLLKDVIAHLNNLQWVVGNVDAVVIAQAPKIAPYIEQMRVNMAREMGVATNLVSVKATTTEGLGFAGRGEGISAQAVACIYPATNPR from the coding sequence ATGAGGGTAGGTATAGGATATGATGTTCACAGTTTTGTTGAGGGAAGGCCATTGATTTTAGGTGGGGTGAAAGTGCCTTATCACCTGGGGCTGAAAGGTCATTCGGATGCTGATGTGCTGGTGCATGCTGTAATGGACGCTTTGCTGGGTGCCGCCGGGTGTGGTGATATTGGCAAGCATTTTCCCGACACTGACCCGCAGTACCGGGGCATTTCCAGCCTGGTGCTGCTTAAAGATGTTATTGCTCATTTAAACAACCTGCAATGGGTGGTGGGGAATGTGGATGCCGTAGTTATTGCCCAGGCTCCCAAAATAGCCCCTTATATTGAGCAGATGCGGGTGAACATGGCTCGGGAAATGGGTGTGGCCACTAACTTGGTCAGCGTTAAGGCTACAACTACGGAAGGATTGGGGTTCGCGGGTCGTGGTGAGGGAATTTCCGCCCAGGCGGTAGCCTGTATTTATCCGGCAACTAACCCGCGCTAA
- a CDS encoding CarD family transcriptional regulator has translation MFKIGDKVVYPMHGAGIIEAIEEKEVLGETRQYYILRLPVGDMKVMIPISNCKEVGLRQVIDDDGVQRVFRILREQSTSMSDNWNRRYRANLEKIKSGNIYEVAEVVRNLVKRDKEKGLSSGERKMLENARQILISELVLATELGEDKTKSMIEGVFA, from the coding sequence TTGTTTAAAATTGGAGATAAAGTTGTTTATCCCATGCACGGTGCTGGGATTATCGAAGCTATCGAGGAAAAGGAAGTTCTCGGGGAGACCAGACAGTACTATATCCTCAGGTTGCCGGTTGGTGATATGAAAGTAATGATACCCATTTCCAACTGTAAAGAGGTGGGGTTACGCCAGGTAATTGATGATGATGGGGTGCAGCGGGTTTTTCGCATTTTACGTGAACAATCCACCAGCATGTCGGACAACTGGAACAGGCGCTATCGGGCTAACCTGGAAAAAATAAAAAGCGGTAATATCTATGAAGTTGCGGAGGTTGTAAGAAACCTGGTTAAAAGGGATAAAGAAAAAGGTCTTTCCTCAGGTGAACGAAAAATGCTTGAAAATGCTCGGCAAATATTGATCAGTGAACTGGTGCTGGCTACCGAGTTGGGTGAGGATAAGACAAAATCCATGATTGAGGGAGTCTTTGCATAA